The following proteins come from a genomic window of Coffea arabica cultivar ET-39 chromosome 11c, Coffea Arabica ET-39 HiFi, whole genome shotgun sequence:
- the LOC113715992 gene encoding putative disease resistance protein At1g50180, producing MEEAILSSAVKSIGKLLIDEGNFLQGVSGQVRLLHDDLKRIQRFLRYADTKQTARDAVQQWLPEFRAVAYEASDLVEDYALRVQIRRNGGFTSTLKRIACIPAEGYTRHDLGLEIQSLRTRISNLTKNFGEYGNVMARLEEGESSAPSRLQQLRRTHSFVAEEDAVGLHYDIEMLVKYLLNEVEREHKISVASIFGMGGIGKTTLARKVYHHGRLKHYFKGFAWVCVSQQWQPKDLLQGILLKLIPEQRNLIMTSKQDELARLLQQHLRARRCLIVLDDIWSTDAWDCLKDAIPVSEHGTKILLMTGAEPVQ from the coding sequence GCAGTAAAGAGTATAGGTAAATTGCTTATTGACGAAGGAAACTTTCTACAAGGCGTTAGCGGGCAAGTCAGGCTGCTTCATGACGATCTCAAACGGATACAAAGGTTCTTAAGATATGCTGACACGAAACAGACTGCAAGGGACGCTGTACAACAGTGGCTTCCGGAGTTTAGAGCCGTCGCTTATGAAGCAAGTGATCTGGTTGAAGATTATGCTTTGAGGGTTCAAATCCGAAGGAACGGAGGCTTTACAAGTACTCTAAAGAGGATTGCTTGTATACCCGCAGAAGGTTATACCCGTCATGATTTGGGTTTAGAGATTCAAAGTCTCAGAACTAGGATCTCTAATCTCACCAAAAATTTTGGCGAGTATGGAAATGTAATGGCCAGATTGGAGGAAGGAGAGTCGAGTGCTCCATCCAGGCTGCAGCAATTAAGGCGGACTCACTCCTTTGTGGCTGAGGAGGATGCGGTTGGACTGCATTACGATATTGAGATGCTGGTTAAATATTTGCTGAATGAGGTTGAAAGGGAGCACAAAATAAGTGTGGCTTCGATTTTTGGCATGGGAGGTATAGGCAAAACCACTCTTGCTAGAAAGGTATATCACCATGGAAGGTTGAAGCATTATTTTAAAGGTTTTGCTTGGGTTTGTGTGTCACAACAATGGCAACCAAAAGATCTCTTGCAAGGCATTCTACTCAAGCTTATTCCTGAACAAAGAAATCTGATTATGACGAGCAAACAAGATGAGCTAGCGAGGCTGCTTCAACAGCACTTGCGAGCTAGGAGATGTTTGATAGTCCTTGACGACATATGGTCAACAGATGCTTGGGATTGCCTAAAAGATGCAATCCCAGTTTCGGAGCATGGGACCAAAATTTTGCTcatgacaggtgccgaacctgtgcaataa